In the genome of Hymenobacter cellulosivorans, one region contains:
- a CDS encoding dienelactone hydrolase family protein, with product MKHLVSSGLMLGLLLTGSQARAQTYDQLLEGAARQLGQKNYCEASAAFVQAFADTTKAGPFDLYAGAGAAANCPGQQAQALRWLLRLSRQANVPITARDVDQMAQDPGLSSLHGFPQWFYFLSQLRQTAARRAAEAQRAAAAWQQAALSQALPASPKSGSYAAVQPGFALYYAPVDTVRVPYLVYVPKTYQPTRPTALLVYLHGGITSTPQFRSANPGVTQEPIFAAAAEQNALVLYPFGRQSFGWLEQRAALENVRTMVEQVKQRYHVDSRRVFLGGMSNGGTAAFWYACQSPAGFAGFYALSARPISALGPLNFKQLRRGAPLYSLHAQDDDVFAYQEVRATYEQQQGQARQWHFLSRPTGGHSFLYGPDGPAALRTLLAQLMQPPVPTKAH from the coding sequence ATGAAACACCTAGTATCGTCGGGGCTGATGCTGGGCCTGCTGCTCACCGGCTCCCAGGCCCGCGCCCAAACCTACGACCAGCTCCTGGAAGGCGCTGCCCGCCAACTTGGGCAGAAAAACTACTGCGAAGCCAGCGCAGCCTTTGTCCAAGCCTTTGCCGACACCACCAAAGCTGGCCCCTTCGATCTGTACGCCGGAGCCGGAGCGGCAGCCAACTGCCCCGGCCAGCAGGCCCAAGCCCTGCGCTGGTTGCTACGGCTGAGTCGGCAGGCCAATGTGCCCATCACCGCCCGCGACGTTGACCAAATGGCGCAGGACCCGGGGTTAAGCAGCCTGCACGGCTTTCCGCAGTGGTTCTACTTTTTAAGCCAGCTGCGGCAAACCGCCGCCCGCCGCGCCGCTGAAGCCCAGCGCGCCGCCGCGGCGTGGCAACAAGCCGCGCTAAGTCAGGCGCTGCCGGCATCCCCAAAATCGGGCAGCTACGCGGCAGTTCAGCCCGGCTTTGCCCTGTACTACGCCCCTGTCGATACAGTGCGGGTGCCGTATTTGGTGTACGTACCCAAAACCTACCAACCGACCCGGCCGACGGCCTTGCTCGTGTATTTGCACGGCGGAATTACCAGCACGCCGCAATTCCGCTCAGCCAACCCTGGTGTGACGCAGGAGCCTATTTTTGCCGCCGCGGCCGAGCAAAACGCCCTGGTGCTTTATCCCTTCGGCCGGCAGTCGTTCGGGTGGCTGGAACAACGGGCTGCTCTGGAAAACGTGCGCACGATGGTGGAGCAGGTAAAGCAGCGCTACCACGTCGACAGCCGGCGGGTGTTTCTGGGCGGCATGTCCAACGGCGGCACGGCGGCGTTCTGGTACGCCTGCCAGTCGCCGGCGGGCTTTGCGGGGTTCTATGCCCTTTCGGCCCGGCCCATCAGTGCCCTGGGGCCGCTGAACTTCAAGCAACTCCGTCGGGGCGCCCCGCTGTATTCGCTCCACGCCCAAGACGACGACGTATTTGCCTATCAAGAGGTGCGCGCCACTTACGAGCAACAGCAAGGCCAGGCCAGGCAGTGGCACTTCCTTTCCCGGCCCACCGGCGGCCACAGCTTTTTGTACGGTCCCGATGGCCCCGCCGCCCTGCGCACGTTGCTGGCCCAGCTGATGCAGCCGCCGGTACCGACCAAAGCCCACTAG
- a CDS encoding carboxypeptidase regulatory-like domain-containing protein, with the protein MKTSFAFRALAVFLFVALLISGVQGSSTPTAHYGTLTGVLRDADTHEPIPGTNVVLISSSGKQLVCSAKTRPDGTFRLEKVPFGSYSIRTTVLGYQLQQPKVTFNAKQAHVVLGTLSLQPMNTPLLALSIPGR; encoded by the coding sequence ATGAAAACTTCCTTTGCTTTCCGTGCCCTCGCCGTATTTCTGTTCGTGGCCCTGCTGATTTCCGGCGTGCAAGGCTCCTCCACTCCCACTGCCCACTATGGCACGCTCACTGGGGTTCTGCGTGATGCCGACACCCACGAGCCCATTCCCGGTACCAATGTCGTGCTGATCAGCAGCAGCGGTAAGCAGCTGGTTTGCAGTGCTAAAACCCGCCCTGACGGCACCTTTCGTCTCGAAAAAGTGCCTTTTGGCAGCTACTCAATTCGCACCACGGTGCTGGGTTACCAGCTGCAGCAGCCCAAGGTGACTTTCAACGCCAAACAAGCCCATGTAGTCCTGGGTACGCTAAGCCTGCAGCCAATGAACACTCCGCTCCTGGCTCTTTCTATCCCCGGACGGTAA
- a CDS encoding toxin-antitoxin system YwqK family antitoxin codes for MTVNKLFSFRLGLLAAGIILTTQAAQAQKLRRLVSYYDSTNTRKREVYSALVAGDTVLEGPYKRFYRSGKLEAQTRYAGGKRDSAYVEFHPSGQRRLEVTYSQGTRQGPFKTYYESGKVAQEGTYENDQPTGTLRYYHPSGEIKLETTLNNGQPAGVVRELYSSGKPKAEITYQNGQANGPVKTYYENGQLQSEATFSRGLLAGPYKTYYDNGQVETEVLADRTGRGSYRSYYRSGKLRTEGTYVASVLNGRAVKNPLGDDLTKQAHQLTGGTANLEGPAKAYYESGAVKSKMTYRNGALTGTQQDFYESGKPEQTIEYANQGRDRKISLYFEDGMAKGEQQYKNGQPSGTWRTFYPGGKQVQTQETYVNGKLSGEKLTYYDNGTVQTKLPYENGRPVGVGREFYSSGKLKSETTYVKGLKMGPFRQVREDATPEVTGAFRNGKETGIWTYFGPDGKTVTKKVTFRNGQEVKPGK; via the coding sequence ATGACTGTAAACAAGTTGTTTTCCTTTCGATTGGGGCTACTGGCGGCCGGAATAATTCTTACCACCCAGGCAGCCCAGGCCCAAAAGCTGCGCCGGCTGGTTTCGTACTACGACTCGACCAACACCCGGAAGCGGGAAGTATACTCGGCCCTGGTAGCCGGCGACACCGTGCTGGAAGGCCCTTACAAGCGTTTTTACCGCTCCGGCAAGCTCGAAGCCCAGACCCGCTACGCCGGCGGCAAGCGTGACTCGGCCTACGTGGAGTTTCACCCCAGTGGGCAGCGCCGTCTGGAAGTAACCTACAGCCAGGGCACCCGCCAAGGTCCGTTCAAGACGTACTACGAATCGGGCAAGGTGGCCCAGGAAGGCACGTACGAAAACGACCAGCCGACCGGCACGCTGCGCTATTACCATCCCAGTGGCGAAATCAAGCTGGAAACCACGCTCAACAACGGGCAGCCGGCCGGCGTGGTGCGCGAGCTGTACTCCTCGGGCAAGCCCAAGGCCGAAATAACGTACCAGAACGGGCAGGCCAATGGACCGGTGAAAACCTACTACGAAAACGGGCAGCTGCAAAGCGAGGCCACCTTCAGCCGCGGGTTGCTGGCGGGCCCCTACAAAACCTACTACGACAACGGGCAGGTAGAAACCGAAGTACTGGCCGACCGCACCGGCCGCGGCAGCTACCGTAGCTACTACCGCTCGGGCAAGCTGCGCACCGAGGGCACCTACGTGGCGTCGGTTCTGAACGGACGGGCCGTGAAAAACCCGCTCGGGGATGATCTGACCAAGCAGGCTCACCAGCTCACGGGCGGCACGGCCAACCTGGAAGGCCCGGCTAAAGCCTACTACGAAAGCGGAGCGGTCAAAAGCAAGATGACCTACCGCAACGGCGCACTGACCGGTACCCAGCAGGATTTCTACGAATCGGGCAAGCCGGAGCAAACCATTGAGTACGCCAACCAGGGCCGGGACCGGAAAATATCCTTGTACTTCGAGGACGGCATGGCCAAGGGGGAGCAGCAATACAAGAACGGGCAGCCCAGCGGCACGTGGCGCACCTTTTACCCGGGCGGCAAGCAGGTGCAAACCCAGGAAACGTACGTGAATGGCAAGCTCAGTGGTGAAAAGCTCACCTACTACGACAACGGCACGGTGCAGACCAAGTTGCCATACGAAAACGGCCGTCCGGTGGGCGTAGGCCGTGAATTCTACAGCTCGGGCAAGCTCAAATCGGAAACTACCTACGTCAAAGGACTCAAGATGGGCCCGTTTCGGCAAGTGCGCGAGGATGCCACGCCCGAAGTTACCGGCGCTTTTCGCAACGGCAAGGAAACCGGCATCTGGACCTACTTCGGTCCTGATGGCAAGACAGTAACGAAAAAGGTCACGTTTCGCAATGGCCAAGAGGTGAAGCCTGGCAAGTAA
- a CDS encoding TIGR02117 family protein — MYPALAFLLLFFAGGRVPVNREFRPTPGGIPVFVVSNGFHTDIVVPVREPRTGTDWLQQLGQPQLTAQFSAHEYAAFGWGSERFYLASYGGRMPGVGTVLRAAGPGRTLMHVGFYQSAPRPGQHVVALQISADQYRRLTTLLQASFAPDSAGRAQLRNAAGYTPSDFFFRARGRYHALRTCNDWTAATLRRAGLRAPLKSPLAGPVLRQLRRSRAAAGQAPQ; from the coding sequence ATGTATCCCGCCCTGGCCTTTCTTCTGCTGTTTTTTGCTGGCGGCCGGGTACCCGTCAACCGGGAGTTTCGGCCCACGCCAGGCGGAATTCCGGTGTTCGTGGTGTCCAACGGCTTTCACACCGACATTGTGGTGCCCGTGCGCGAGCCCCGCACGGGCACCGACTGGCTCCAGCAGCTTGGGCAGCCCCAGCTCACGGCGCAGTTTTCCGCCCACGAGTACGCGGCGTTCGGCTGGGGTAGTGAGCGGTTTTACCTGGCTTCCTATGGCGGCCGAATGCCCGGCGTGGGCACGGTGCTGCGCGCCGCCGGGCCGGGCCGCACGCTCATGCACGTGGGTTTCTACCAAAGCGCCCCGCGGCCTGGTCAGCACGTGGTGGCGTTGCAGATTTCGGCAGACCAGTACCGGCGCCTGACCACTTTGCTGCAAGCGTCTTTCGCGCCCGACAGCGCCGGGCGGGCCCAGCTGCGCAACGCGGCTGGCTACACTCCTTCCGACTTTTTCTTCCGGGCCCGGGGCCGCTACCACGCCTTACGCACTTGCAACGACTGGACCGCCGCGACCCTGCGCCGGGCCGGCCTGCGGGCCCCGCTGAAGTCGCCGCTGGCGGGGCCGGTGCTGCGGCAGCTGCGCCGCAGCCGAGCCGCGGCCGGCCAAGCGCCACAGTAG
- a CDS encoding serine hydrolase domain-containing protein has protein sequence MKMTTYLAALGMTLTLTTNTWAQAIQPTQSTQRTPAADSVDMLVQNKMRQLRIPGLQLAVVHHGKIVKLNNYGLANVQDSVPVTSRTVFPINSITKAFTGVAVMQLVEAGKLDLAAPIGQYLPGLPAAWQPVTIRQLLAHSSGIPNIMPDDEQVSEAEQQAAWAKVQTQPMEFKTGEKFGYNQTNYLLLGKLIDKLSGQPFAQFIEQKQLWAVGMPRTGFADAHTVTPHAVRGYSFLHAVDGELRRGKELRNVFEVFAPMLYTAAGLNSTAADMAHWALALQQGQLLKPASLTTLWTPVPLNNGQTAGFSRQLNGYAAGWPTVGRPEHPAAAAVGGGRSAVFVYPNDDLAVVVLTNLIGANPDRFVDEIASFYVPDMRVATGFGLPPQLRALHQQLRKQGFDKALELVRQEQKKNAAYQLPEDDVNAWGYSLLRQNQPKEALEIFKLNVSLYPSSANTYDSLAETYQELGNKPLAVKNYKQVLKLDPNSRNAAEQLKKLQ, from the coding sequence ATGAAAATGACTACTTATCTGGCGGCCCTCGGAATGACCCTGACGCTTACTACCAACACCTGGGCCCAAGCAATTCAACCAACTCAATCAACACAACGGACGCCGGCTGCCGACAGCGTGGATATGCTGGTGCAAAACAAGATGCGGCAGCTGCGTATTCCGGGCTTGCAGCTGGCCGTAGTGCACCACGGCAAGATTGTGAAGCTCAACAACTACGGCTTGGCCAACGTGCAGGACTCAGTGCCGGTAACCAGCCGCACGGTGTTCCCCATCAACTCCATTACCAAGGCCTTTACCGGCGTGGCGGTGATGCAGCTGGTGGAAGCCGGCAAACTGGATCTGGCCGCCCCTATCGGGCAGTATTTGCCGGGGCTGCCGGCCGCCTGGCAGCCGGTTACCATCCGGCAGCTGCTGGCCCACAGCTCGGGCATTCCCAACATTATGCCCGACGACGAGCAGGTAAGTGAAGCCGAGCAGCAGGCGGCCTGGGCAAAGGTCCAGACCCAGCCCATGGAATTTAAGACCGGGGAGAAATTCGGCTACAACCAAACCAACTACCTGCTGCTGGGCAAGCTAATCGACAAGCTCAGCGGCCAGCCATTTGCCCAGTTCATTGAGCAAAAGCAGCTTTGGGCCGTGGGCATGCCCCGCACCGGCTTCGCCGACGCCCACACAGTAACGCCGCACGCAGTGCGGGGCTACAGCTTCCTGCACGCCGTGGATGGCGAATTGCGCCGCGGCAAGGAACTGCGCAACGTCTTCGAGGTATTTGCGCCGATGCTCTACACCGCCGCCGGCCTCAACTCCACCGCCGCCGATATGGCTCACTGGGCGCTGGCCCTGCAGCAGGGCCAGCTCCTGAAACCGGCCAGCCTGACCACCCTCTGGACGCCGGTGCCACTCAACAACGGCCAGACCGCGGGCTTTAGCCGGCAGCTCAATGGCTACGCCGCCGGCTGGCCCACCGTAGGACGGCCCGAGCATCCGGCCGCCGCGGCCGTGGGCGGGGGCCGCAGTGCGGTATTTGTGTACCCCAACGACGACCTGGCCGTGGTGGTGCTCACCAACCTGATTGGGGCCAACCCCGACCGGTTTGTGGATGAAATAGCCAGCTTCTACGTACCCGATATGCGCGTGGCCACCGGCTTTGGCCTGCCGCCCCAGCTGCGGGCCCTGCACCAGCAGCTGCGCAAACAGGGCTTTGACAAAGCACTGGAGCTGGTGCGACAGGAACAAAAGAAAAACGCGGCCTACCAGCTGCCCGAAGACGACGTGAACGCCTGGGGCTACAGCCTGCTGCGCCAGAACCAGCCCAAGGAAGCCCTGGAAATCTTCAAGCTCAACGTGAGCCTCTACCCCAGCAGCGCCAACACCTACGACAGCCTGGCCGAAACCTACCAGGAGCTGGGCAACAAGCCGCTGGCCGTGAAGAACTACAAGCAGGTACTCAAGCTGGACCCCAACAGCCGCAATGCCGCCGAGCAACTCAAAAAGCTGCAGTAA
- the hisS gene encoding histidine--tRNA ligase: MSAQKPSIPKGTRDFGPAVVARRNYIFGIIRRTFEKFGYAPLETPTLENLSVLTGKYGDEGDQLLFKVLNSGDFLKDVTADDLQNEDGKATRRVLPKVAEKGLRYDLTVPFARYVVMNRGTLTFPFKRYQIQPVWRADRPQRGRYREFYQCDADVVGTDSLLCEAEIVLMMSEVLNTLGLEDFTIKINHRGVLRNIYQALNSEARETDLFVAIDKLDKIGRDGVTKELLERGFSEAAAGQLFDLLAVEGSFTDKLEKLRAAFGAASVPTDAADTYKGLQELGQVVDFLSSFGFEQFKRLEFDPTLARGLSYYTGCIFEIKINNVNMGSVSGGGRYDNLTGAFGLPGVSGVGFSFGVDRLYDCLEELNLFPENAATTTRCLLTNFDAEGMLSLLPVLRALRAAGVPSEMYPESKKLAQQFKYADAKGIPYVLIQGPEERVAAQFKLKELRTGEEKTLTLDQVLATLA; encoded by the coding sequence ATGAGCGCCCAAAAACCCAGCATTCCGAAAGGCACCCGCGACTTTGGCCCGGCCGTGGTGGCCCGCCGCAACTATATTTTCGGCATTATCCGCCGCACCTTCGAGAAGTTCGGCTACGCCCCACTCGAAACTCCGACCCTGGAAAACCTGTCGGTGCTGACCGGCAAATACGGCGACGAGGGCGACCAGCTCCTGTTTAAAGTCCTGAACTCGGGCGACTTCCTCAAGGACGTAACGGCCGACGACCTGCAGAACGAAGACGGCAAAGCAACCCGCCGAGTCCTGCCCAAAGTAGCCGAAAAAGGCCTGCGCTACGACCTGACCGTGCCTTTTGCCCGCTACGTGGTCATGAACCGCGGCACGCTGACGTTTCCCTTTAAGCGCTACCAGATTCAGCCCGTGTGGCGCGCCGACCGGCCCCAGCGCGGCCGGTACCGCGAGTTTTACCAGTGCGACGCCGACGTGGTGGGCACTGATTCGTTGCTCTGCGAGGCCGAAATCGTGCTGATGATGAGCGAGGTGCTGAATACGCTGGGTTTGGAGGACTTTACCATCAAAATCAACCACCGCGGGGTGCTGCGCAATATCTACCAAGCTCTGAACAGCGAGGCCCGCGAAACCGACCTGTTCGTGGCCATTGACAAGCTCGACAAAATCGGGCGCGACGGGGTAACCAAGGAACTGCTGGAGCGGGGCTTTTCCGAAGCCGCTGCCGGGCAGCTGTTTGACCTGCTGGCCGTGGAAGGCTCGTTTACGGACAAGCTGGAGAAGCTGCGTGCTGCTTTCGGGGCCGCTAGCGTGCCGACGGATGCCGCCGATACGTACAAAGGCTTGCAAGAGCTGGGGCAGGTTGTGGACTTCCTTTCCAGCTTCGGCTTCGAGCAGTTTAAGCGCCTCGAATTCGACCCGACGCTGGCCCGGGGCCTCTCCTACTACACGGGCTGCATCTTCGAAATCAAGATCAACAACGTGAATATGGGCAGCGTCAGCGGCGGGGGCCGCTACGACAACTTAACCGGCGCCTTCGGGTTGCCGGGCGTGTCGGGCGTGGGCTTCAGCTTCGGCGTCGACCGGCTCTACGACTGCCTGGAGGAACTAAACCTGTTCCCCGAAAACGCGGCCACGACCACCCGCTGCCTGCTCACCAACTTCGACGCCGAGGGCATGCTAAGCCTGCTACCGGTGCTGCGAGCCCTGCGCGCGGCCGGCGTGCCGAGCGAAATGTACCCGGAGAGCAAGAAACTGGCCCAGCAGTTCAAGTACGCCGACGCCAAGGGCATTCCCTACGTCCTCATCCAGGGCCCCGAGGAGCGGGTTGCCGCGCAGTTTAAGCTCAAGGAGCTGCGCACGGGCGAAGAAAAAACCCTGACCCTGGACCAGGTGCTGGCTACGCTGGCCTAG
- a CDS encoding acetyl-CoA C-acyltransferase codes for MQIKEVYIISAVRTPIGSFGGSLASLSATDLGAIALKGALEKAGVEGKEVDQVIMGNVISANLGQAPARQAAKKAGLPDTVECTTVNKVCASGTKAIMFAAQAIMLGQSDVILAGGMESMSNVPYYLDKARFGAKYGHSQMIDGLMKDGLWDPYNDYAMGNAAEHTAKEMGFTREQQDEFAIESYTRSAKAAKEGKKKDEIVPVTIESRGKTTVIEDDEEYLKVDFTKVAGLRPAFTKDGTVTAANASTLNDGAAAILLMSKEKAEELGVTPIAKIRGFADAEQAPEWFTTSPSLAIPKALKNAGVDASEVDFYEINEAFSVVSLANNKLLNLEGTKVNVYGGAVSLGHPLGASGARIVTTLLNVLKNEGGKIGVTGICNGGGGASSLVVERI; via the coding sequence ATGCAAATCAAAGAAGTATATATCATTTCGGCCGTGCGCACGCCTATTGGCAGCTTTGGCGGCAGCTTGGCCTCTCTGTCGGCTACCGACCTGGGCGCCATTGCCCTGAAAGGGGCGCTGGAAAAAGCCGGCGTCGAGGGCAAAGAAGTTGACCAGGTAATCATGGGCAACGTTATTTCGGCCAACCTGGGCCAGGCTCCGGCCCGGCAGGCCGCCAAGAAAGCCGGTTTGCCCGACACGGTAGAGTGCACCACCGTGAATAAAGTGTGTGCCTCGGGCACCAAGGCCATCATGTTTGCGGCCCAGGCCATCATGCTGGGGCAGTCGGACGTGATTCTGGCCGGCGGCATGGAAAGCATGTCGAACGTACCCTACTACCTCGACAAGGCCCGTTTCGGCGCCAAGTACGGCCACAGCCAGATGATTGACGGCCTGATGAAGGACGGTCTCTGGGACCCCTACAACGACTACGCCATGGGCAACGCGGCCGAGCACACGGCCAAGGAAATGGGCTTTACCCGCGAGCAGCAGGATGAGTTTGCCATTGAGTCGTACACGCGCAGCGCCAAAGCAGCCAAGGAAGGCAAGAAAAAAGACGAAATCGTGCCCGTAACCATCGAAAGCCGCGGCAAAACCACGGTTATCGAAGACGACGAGGAGTATCTGAAAGTAGACTTCACCAAAGTAGCCGGTCTGCGCCCCGCCTTCACCAAGGACGGCACCGTAACGGCTGCCAACGCCTCGACTCTGAACGACGGCGCCGCCGCCATCCTGCTCATGAGCAAGGAGAAGGCCGAGGAGCTGGGCGTAACGCCGATTGCCAAAATCCGGGGCTTCGCCGATGCCGAGCAGGCACCGGAGTGGTTTACTACCTCGCCTTCCCTGGCGATTCCCAAGGCGTTGAAAAATGCCGGCGTAGACGCCAGCGAAGTGGATTTCTACGAAATCAACGAGGCTTTCTCGGTGGTATCGTTGGCCAACAACAAACTGCTGAACCTGGAAGGCACCAAGGTAAACGTGTATGGCGGTGCCGTATCCCTGGGCCACCCGCTGGGCGCTTCGGGGGCCCGCATCGTGACTACGCTGCTGAACGTGCTCAAGAACGAGGGAGGCAAAATCGGGGTAACCGGTATTTGCAACGGGGGCGGTGGTGCTTCCAGTCTCGTGGTAGAGAGAATCTAG
- a CDS encoding TonB-dependent receptor domain-containing protein produces MNFSSAFSRALRCLGLLVTLLPLGLRAQNIGSTPGSVAGTLLDNSNGQPLSFASVVLLRAQDSTFVSGGQTGENGAFHLEKVGLGHYLVRATVLGYKPLRKAVTLTPAAPDAQLGTVKLLSTTTQLAGVTVQGERAAVVDNLDKKVINVEKDLSSVGGTAVNVLQNVPSVSVDQSGAVSMRGSSNITVLIDGKPSGAANGGTGTRLEQIPASAIEKVEVVTNPSARYDAAGSGGVINIILKKQRKDGWNGQAMATLGTADKYNTSLSLNRHRGKANLFGSYNARDDRYRQQNNVDQTVVLDNQTILLHQEGRGQRHSSSHNGRLGLDYTISPEQSLSFTAEPQLNNGLNTATQQALLNGVAQQNTQRVTEDVKTLDMSTDYRRTWAQHKGRELTANLGYTNLWATVVVGQQLTSNSVPEPEWKQDLGVRLQAVYNQIDYTHPLDSTSRVDLGLKGQWQTNDGTYDYLLQNTDQPWNYARIDSRSVAYNFQEYLQAGYATYQLQRGKWSYQGGVRAEYTRTQGNVKGGQGAFNLNYLNLFPSATVVRTLPGDQRVQVSYARRLNRPNFMQLLAFPLYQDQRSYRLGDPSLRPEYINAFELGHQVSMGGASLSTTVFYRQTNNAIQRLREVDEEATRLNGAAGVVTAELNRNFGQTRSYGLEMNLNQPLAKWWRLTASGSLFRNTVTALANTEASRSNMTGTARLMNSFTPLPKLDVQVTGTYRAAVITPQGRLLPQGGVEVALRQKLFNDRAALTLRVSDILNTQRQRIEAFGDNGYRATYLNKYETRVGYLGFSWYFGSNKPPKKIESAPQGGGGGFGG; encoded by the coding sequence ATGAACTTCTCCTCTGCTTTTAGCCGGGCGCTGCGGTGCCTGGGGCTGCTTGTTACGCTCCTGCCACTGGGTTTGCGGGCCCAAAATATCGGCTCCACTCCGGGCTCCGTGGCCGGAACCCTGCTCGATAACAGCAACGGCCAGCCCCTATCCTTTGCTTCGGTCGTTTTACTGCGGGCCCAAGATTCTACCTTCGTTAGTGGGGGCCAGACCGGCGAAAACGGCGCTTTTCACCTGGAAAAAGTAGGACTGGGCCACTATCTGGTGCGGGCTACGGTGCTGGGCTACAAGCCCCTGCGTAAAGCTGTAACCTTGACGCCTGCCGCGCCCGATGCGCAGTTGGGTACCGTGAAGCTCCTGAGCACGACCACCCAGCTGGCGGGCGTGACGGTGCAGGGGGAGCGGGCCGCCGTGGTCGACAACCTGGACAAAAAGGTGATTAACGTGGAGAAGGATTTGAGCAGCGTGGGTGGCACGGCCGTAAATGTGTTACAGAACGTGCCTTCGGTGTCGGTGGACCAGAGCGGGGCGGTGAGCATGCGCGGCAGCAGCAACATCACTGTGCTCATCGACGGCAAGCCCAGCGGGGCCGCCAACGGGGGCACCGGCACGCGGCTGGAGCAAATTCCGGCCAGCGCCATTGAGAAAGTAGAAGTGGTAACCAACCCCTCGGCCCGCTACGACGCGGCCGGCTCGGGCGGCGTTATCAACATCATCCTGAAAAAGCAGCGCAAAGACGGCTGGAACGGGCAGGCCATGGCTACCCTGGGCACGGCCGACAAGTACAACACTTCCCTCAGCCTGAACCGCCACCGGGGCAAAGCCAACCTGTTTGGCAGCTACAACGCCCGCGACGACCGATACCGTCAGCAAAACAACGTGGACCAGACCGTGGTCCTCGACAACCAGACGATTCTGCTGCACCAGGAAGGCCGGGGCCAGCGCCACAGCAGCTCCCACAACGGCCGCCTCGGCCTGGACTACACCATTAGCCCCGAGCAAAGCCTGAGCTTTACGGCCGAGCCCCAACTGAATAATGGCCTGAATACGGCTACCCAGCAGGCCTTGCTCAACGGAGTGGCGCAGCAAAACACCCAGCGCGTGACGGAAGACGTGAAAACCCTGGATATGTCGACGGACTACCGCCGTACCTGGGCCCAGCACAAAGGCCGGGAACTAACCGCCAACCTGGGCTACACCAACCTGTGGGCCACGGTGGTAGTAGGCCAGCAATTGACCAGCAACTCGGTGCCCGAGCCCGAATGGAAACAGGATTTGGGCGTGCGTCTGCAGGCCGTGTACAACCAGATAGACTACACCCACCCGCTCGACTCGACGAGCCGCGTAGACCTGGGCCTCAAGGGCCAGTGGCAGACCAATGACGGCACGTATGACTACCTGCTGCAGAACACCGACCAGCCCTGGAACTATGCCCGCATCGATAGCCGCTCGGTGGCCTACAACTTCCAGGAATACTTGCAGGCCGGCTACGCTACCTACCAATTGCAGCGCGGCAAGTGGAGCTACCAGGGCGGCGTACGGGCCGAGTACACCCGCACCCAGGGCAACGTGAAAGGTGGCCAGGGTGCTTTCAACCTCAACTACCTCAACCTGTTTCCCTCGGCCACGGTGGTGCGCACCCTGCCCGGCGACCAGCGCGTGCAGGTGAGTTATGCCCGCCGCCTCAACCGGCCCAACTTCATGCAGCTGCTGGCTTTCCCGCTCTACCAGGACCAGCGCAGCTACCGCCTCGGCGACCCCAGCCTGCGGCCCGAGTACATCAACGCCTTCGAGCTGGGCCACCAAGTGTCGATGGGCGGAGCCAGCCTGAGCACCACGGTCTTTTACCGCCAGACCAACAACGCCATTCAGCGCCTCCGGGAGGTCGATGAGGAAGCTACCCGGCTCAACGGCGCCGCCGGCGTGGTAACGGCCGAACTAAACCGCAACTTCGGCCAGACCCGCAGCTACGGCCTGGAAATGAACTTAAACCAGCCCCTGGCTAAGTGGTGGCGCCTGACGGCCAGCGGCTCGTTGTTTCGCAACACGGTAACGGCTCTGGCCAACACCGAAGCCAGCCGCAGCAACATGACCGGCACGGCCCGCCTGATGAACAGCTTTACGCCCCTGCCCAAGCTCGACGTGCAGGTAACGGGCACCTACCGGGCCGCCGTGATTACGCCCCAGGGCCGGCTGCTGCCCCAGGGTGGCGTGGAAGTGGCCCTGCGTCAGAAGCTGTTCAATGACCGGGCGGCCCTCACGCTGCGGGTTAGCGACATCCTGAACACCCAGCGCCAGCGCATCGAGGCCTTCGGTGACAATGGCTACCGCGCTACTTACCTCAACAAGTACGAAACGCGCGTCGGCTACCTGGGCTTCAGCTGGTACTTCGGCTCGAACAAGCCCCCGAAAAAGATTGAGTCGGCGCCACAGGGTGGCGGTGGGGGCTTCGGTGGCTAG